The proteins below come from a single Kitasatospora sp. NBC_00315 genomic window:
- the ssuE gene encoding NADPH-dependent FMN reductase has protein sequence MAVVLSVSGSPSRTSRTTKLLRHVDARLTARGHEVIPFEVRSLPAEALLSGDTSHPAIAAALELFAQADGVVIGTPVYKAAYSGLLKTLLDVLPQYALTGKAVLPLATGGSAAHVLAVDYALRPVLSSMGAGHVTQGWFVLDRHITVGDDGVTVIERETDVLLTPVVDGFATALERRVEPALAR, from the coding sequence ATGGCCGTCGTCCTGTCCGTCTCCGGTTCCCCGTCCCGTACCTCCCGCACCACCAAGCTGCTGCGGCACGTCGACGCGAGGCTGACCGCCCGCGGCCACGAGGTGATCCCCTTCGAGGTGCGCAGCCTGCCCGCCGAGGCGCTGCTCTCCGGGGACACCTCGCACCCCGCGATAGCCGCCGCGCTGGAGCTGTTCGCCCAGGCGGACGGCGTGGTGATCGGCACCCCCGTGTACAAGGCCGCCTACTCGGGGCTGCTGAAGACGCTGCTGGACGTGCTGCCGCAGTACGCGCTCACCGGCAAGGCCGTCCTGCCGCTGGCCACCGGCGGCTCCGCCGCGCACGTGCTCGCGGTGGACTACGCGCTGCGTCCGGTGCTCAGCTCGATGGGTGCGGGACACGTCACCCAGGGCTGGTTCGTGCTGGACCGCCACATCACCGTCGGGGACGACGGCGTCACCGTGATCGAGCGGGAGACCGACGTGCTGCTCACGCCGGTGGTGGACGGCTTCGCCACGGCGCTGGAGCGACGGGTGGAGCCGGCCCTGGCGCGCTGA
- a CDS encoding LCP family protein, with product MNTWQEGRPGGGGGAYGERGGAYGQGGGAGAEPPLPAALNPRGPGAARPAGQGQSGGYGPAGAQGEQAPGGYGPPPSYGPAAGAGRSPAQSGGVEPPRPASVPPQRPGTPGGPIGPGGAQPSAARSRWPRRRKIKVTVFALLIAMMLTSVGTWFWADSKLNHENVLADYPGRPAAGKGTNWLIVGSDSRDGLSDSQEEDLHTGHAGGKRSDSMMVLHIGDHGNTLMSIPRDSWVPIPAHATDGGKQVKATTSKINSAFANGGGKLLAQTVETNTGIRIDHYAEIGFAGFVGIVDSVGGVDMCIDQAVQDKDSGLDLKAGCQTLTGTQALAFVRQRHQMADQDLGRMRNQQKFLGALAKQAASPATVLNPFTFYPLVSSGLGTLIVDSDAGLTDLGSLFLAMKDVNGGGGRSITVPISNPDFRTSTGESAVKWDAAKAKQVFDAFRNDTAVPETK from the coding sequence ATGAACACGTGGCAGGAGGGCCGCCCGGGCGGCGGCGGTGGCGCGTACGGCGAGCGCGGGGGCGCGTACGGGCAGGGCGGCGGCGCGGGAGCCGAGCCGCCGCTGCCGGCCGCGCTGAACCCGCGCGGTCCGGGGGCCGCGAGGCCCGCCGGGCAGGGACAGTCCGGCGGGTACGGACCGGCCGGGGCCCAGGGGGAGCAGGCACCGGGCGGGTACGGACCGCCGCCGTCGTACGGTCCGGCCGCCGGGGCGGGGCGGTCGCCCGCGCAGAGCGGCGGCGTCGAGCCGCCGCGGCCCGCGTCGGTGCCGCCGCAGCGCCCCGGTACGCCCGGCGGACCGATAGGCCCGGGCGGCGCGCAGCCGTCCGCCGCCCGGTCCCGCTGGCCGCGCCGCCGCAAGATCAAGGTGACGGTCTTCGCCCTGCTGATCGCCATGATGCTGACCTCGGTCGGCACCTGGTTCTGGGCCGACTCCAAGCTCAACCACGAGAACGTGCTGGCCGACTACCCGGGGCGCCCGGCCGCCGGCAAGGGCACCAACTGGCTGATCGTCGGCTCGGACAGCCGCGACGGTCTCAGCGACTCGCAGGAGGAGGACCTCCACACCGGGCACGCCGGCGGCAAGCGCAGCGACTCGATGATGGTGCTGCACATCGGGGACCACGGGAACACGCTGATGAGCATCCCGCGTGACTCCTGGGTGCCGATCCCGGCGCACGCCACCGACGGCGGCAAGCAGGTCAAGGCCACCACCTCGAAGATCAACTCGGCCTTCGCCAACGGCGGCGGCAAGCTGCTCGCGCAGACCGTGGAGACCAACACCGGCATCCGCATCGACCACTACGCGGAGATCGGCTTCGCCGGCTTCGTGGGCATCGTGGACTCTGTCGGCGGCGTCGACATGTGCATCGACCAGGCCGTCCAGGACAAGGACTCCGGCCTCGACCTGAAGGCCGGCTGCCAGACCCTCACCGGCACCCAGGCGCTCGCCTTCGTCCGCCAGCGCCACCAGATGGCCGACCAGGACCTCGGCCGGATGCGCAACCAGCAGAAGTTCCTCGGCGCTCTCGCCAAGCAGGCCGCCTCGCCGGCCACCGTGCTCAACCCGTTCACCTTCTACCCGCTGGTGAGCTCGGGCCTCGGCACCCTGATCGTGGACAGCGACGCGGGTCTCACCGACCTCGGATCGCTCTTCCTCGCCATGAAGGACGTCAACGGCGGCGGCGGCCGGAGCATCACCGTCCCGATCAGCAACCCCGACTTCCGCACCTCGACCGGCGAGTCCGCCGTGAAGTGGGACGCCGCCAAGGCCAAGCAGGTCTTCGACGCCTTCCGCAACGACACCGCGGTGCCCGAGACGAAGTAG
- a CDS encoding putative leader peptide, giving the protein MEQRWTLTRRRHVDLQRVSCSLCRG; this is encoded by the coding sequence ATGGAGCAGCGATGGACCCTCACGCGTCGGCGGCACGTCGACCTTCAGCGTGTGTCCTGTTCGCTGTGTCGTGGCTGA
- a CDS encoding UDP-glucose/GDP-mannose dehydrogenase family protein, whose product MALRISVIGTGYLGATHAACMAEFGFEVLGLDIDPEKIATLTAGRIPMYEPGLSELLLKHVAGHEGSSGRLRFTTSPQEAAEFGDVHFICVNTPQRKGEFAADMSYVDAALDSIAPYLTRPTLVVGKSTVPVGSASRLAERLAALAPAGEGAELAWNPEFLREGFAVGDTLHPDRIVVGTRTERAEQLLREVYATPIGQGVPFVVTDFATAELVKAAANSFLATKISFINAMAEVCESAGADVTQLSKALSYDERIGGKFLNAGLGFGGGCLPKDIRAFMARAGELGADQALTFLREVDSINMRRRSRMVELTREQCGGGFLGRQVAVLGAAFKPNSDDIRDSPALNVAAQIQLQGAQVTVYDPKAMDNARKMFPSLAYADSPLEAAQGAHVVLHLTEWQEFRELDPAELGTVVAERRLLDGRNVLDGAAWRAAGWTYRAMGRPS is encoded by the coding sequence GTGGCCCTCCGAATCTCAGTGATCGGCACCGGCTACCTCGGCGCCACGCACGCCGCCTGCATGGCGGAGTTCGGCTTCGAGGTGCTCGGCCTGGACATCGACCCGGAGAAGATCGCCACGCTGACCGCGGGGCGGATCCCGATGTACGAGCCGGGACTCTCCGAGTTGCTGCTCAAGCACGTGGCCGGGCACGAGGGTTCCAGCGGGCGGCTGCGCTTCACCACCTCGCCGCAGGAGGCCGCCGAGTTCGGCGACGTCCACTTCATCTGCGTCAACACCCCGCAGCGCAAGGGCGAGTTCGCGGCGGACATGAGCTACGTCGACGCCGCCCTCGACTCGATCGCGCCGTACCTGACCCGGCCCACCCTGGTGGTCGGCAAGTCCACCGTCCCGGTCGGCAGCGCGAGCCGCCTCGCCGAGCGGCTGGCCGCGCTGGCGCCCGCCGGTGAGGGCGCCGAGCTGGCCTGGAACCCGGAGTTCCTGCGCGAGGGCTTCGCCGTCGGCGACACCCTGCACCCGGACCGGATCGTGGTCGGCACCCGCACCGAGCGGGCCGAGCAGCTGCTGCGCGAGGTGTACGCGACGCCGATCGGCCAGGGCGTGCCGTTCGTGGTCACCGACTTCGCCACCGCCGAACTGGTCAAGGCGGCCGCCAACTCCTTCCTCGCCACCAAGATCTCGTTCATCAACGCGATGGCCGAGGTCTGCGAGAGCGCCGGCGCCGACGTCACCCAGCTCAGCAAGGCCCTCTCCTACGACGAGCGGATCGGCGGCAAGTTCCTCAACGCCGGCCTCGGCTTCGGCGGCGGCTGCCTGCCCAAGGACATCCGCGCCTTCATGGCCAGGGCCGGCGAGCTCGGCGCCGACCAGGCGCTGACCTTCCTGCGCGAGGTCGACTCGATCAACATGCGGCGCCGCTCCCGGATGGTCGAGCTGACCCGTGAGCAGTGCGGCGGCGGCTTCCTCGGCCGCCAGGTGGCCGTCCTCGGCGCCGCCTTCAAGCCCAACTCGGACGACATCCGCGACTCCCCCGCGCTCAACGTCGCCGCGCAGATCCAGCTCCAGGGCGCCCAGGTCACCGTCTACGACCCCAAGGCGATGGACAACGCCCGGAAGATGTTCCCCAGCCTGGCGTACGCCGACAGCCCGTTGGAGGCCGCCCAGGGCGCCCACGTCGTCCTGCACCTCACCGAGTGGCAGGAGTTCCGCGAGCTGGATCCGGCGGAGCTCGGTACCGTCGTCGCCGAGCGCCGCCTGCTGGACGGCCGCAACGTGCTCGACGGCGCGGCCTGGCGCGCGGCCGGCTGGACGTACCGCGCGATGGGGCGGCCCAGCTAG
- a CDS encoding ABC transporter ATP-binding protein → MAASARQVTKAYGAGETRVTALDAVDVDIQSGRFTAIMGPSGSGKSTLMHCLAGLDTVSEGRIWIGDTEITGLKDKQLTKLRRDKIGFIFQAFNLLPTLNALENITLPMDIAGRRPDTAWLDQVVQTVGLADRLKHRPTQLSGGQQQRVAVARALAARPEIIFGDEPTGNLDSRSGSEVLTFLRRSVDELGQTIVMVTHDPVAASYADRVLFLADGVIVDEMHAPTADSVLERMRRFDGKRTS, encoded by the coding sequence GTGGCGGCCAGCGCGCGGCAGGTGACCAAGGCCTACGGCGCCGGGGAGACCCGGGTCACCGCGCTGGACGCGGTCGACGTGGACATCCAGAGCGGCAGGTTCACCGCGATCATGGGCCCCTCGGGCTCCGGCAAGTCGACCCTGATGCACTGCCTGGCAGGGCTGGACACCGTCTCCGAGGGCCGGATCTGGATCGGTGACACCGAGATCACCGGTCTCAAGGACAAGCAGCTGACCAAGCTGCGCCGCGACAAGATCGGCTTCATCTTCCAGGCGTTCAACCTGCTCCCCACGCTCAACGCGCTGGAGAACATCACCCTGCCGATGGACATCGCCGGCCGCCGGCCCGACACCGCCTGGCTCGACCAGGTGGTGCAGACCGTCGGCCTGGCCGACCGGCTCAAGCACCGCCCGACCCAGCTCTCCGGCGGCCAGCAGCAGCGCGTGGCCGTGGCCCGTGCGCTGGCCGCCCGCCCCGAGATCATCTTCGGGGACGAGCCGACCGGGAACCTCGACTCCCGCTCCGGCTCCGAGGTGCTGACCTTCCTGCGCCGCTCGGTGGACGAGCTGGGCCAGACCATCGTGATGGTCACCCACGACCCGGTCGCCGCGAGCTACGCCGACCGCGTGCTGTTCCTCGCCGACGGCGTGATCGTCGACGAGATGCACGCCCCGACCGCCGACTCCGTCCTCGAACGCATGCGCCGTTTCGACGGCAAGCGCACCAGCTGA
- a CDS encoding acyl-CoA dehydrogenase family protein, protein MASGAGADFDLFRTTEEHEMLREAVRSLAEAKIAPFAADVDEQGRFPDEALEALRGSDLHAVHVPEEYGGAGADALATVIVIEEVARVCASSSLIPAVNKLGSLPVQLSGSEELKRRYLGALARGEGMFSYCLSEPDAGSDAAGMKTRAVRDGDFWVLNGVKRWITNAGVSEFYTVMAVTDPQKRSRGISAFVVEKGDEGVSFGAPEKKLGIKGSPTREVYFDNVRIPADRMIGEEGTGFATAMKTLDHTRVTIAAQALGIAQGALDYAAGYVKERKQFGKPIGEFQGVQFMLADMAMKLEAARQLTYAAAARSQRSSGGGGEESLTFFGAAAKCFASDAAMEITTDAVQLLGGYGYTRDYPLERMMRDAKITQIYEGTNQIQRIVMARNLP, encoded by the coding sequence ATGGCGAGCGGCGCAGGAGCGGACTTCGACCTCTTCCGGACCACCGAGGAGCACGAGATGCTCCGGGAGGCGGTGCGCTCGCTGGCCGAGGCGAAGATCGCGCCGTTCGCGGCGGACGTGGACGAGCAGGGCCGGTTCCCGGACGAGGCGTTGGAGGCGTTGCGGGGGAGTGACCTGCACGCGGTGCATGTGCCGGAGGAGTACGGCGGTGCGGGTGCGGACGCGCTGGCGACGGTCATCGTGATCGAGGAGGTCGCGCGGGTGTGCGCGTCGTCCTCGTTGATCCCGGCGGTCAACAAGCTCGGCTCGCTGCCGGTGCAGTTGTCCGGTTCGGAGGAGCTCAAGCGCAGGTACCTGGGTGCGCTGGCCCGTGGGGAGGGGATGTTCTCCTACTGCCTGTCCGAGCCGGACGCGGGTTCGGACGCCGCCGGGATGAAGACCCGTGCGGTGCGCGACGGTGACTTCTGGGTCCTCAACGGCGTCAAGCGGTGGATCACCAACGCCGGCGTCTCCGAGTTCTACACGGTGATGGCCGTCACCGATCCGCAGAAGCGCTCGCGCGGCATCTCGGCGTTCGTGGTGGAGAAGGGCGACGAGGGCGTGTCCTTCGGCGCGCCGGAGAAGAAGCTCGGCATCAAGGGCTCCCCGACCCGCGAGGTCTACTTCGACAACGTCCGCATTCCCGCCGACCGGATGATCGGCGAGGAGGGCACCGGCTTCGCCACCGCGATGAAGACCCTCGACCACACCCGGGTGACCATCGCCGCGCAGGCCCTGGGCATCGCCCAGGGCGCGCTGGACTACGCCGCCGGCTACGTCAAGGAGCGCAAGCAGTTCGGCAAGCCGATCGGCGAGTTCCAGGGCGTGCAGTTCATGCTCGCCGACATGGCGATGAAGCTGGAGGCGGCACGCCAGCTGACCTACGCCGCCGCCGCCCGCTCCCAGCGCAGCTCCGGCGGAGGCGGCGAGGAGTCCCTCACCTTCTTCGGCGCCGCCGCCAAGTGCTTCGCCTCCGACGCCGCGATGGAGATCACCACCGACGCCGTCCAGCTCCTCGGCGGCTACGGCTACACCCGCGACTACCCCCTGGAGCGGATGATGCGCGACGCCAAGATCACCCAGATCTACGAGGGCACCAACCAGATCCAGCGCATCGTCATGGCCCGCAACCTCCCCTAG
- a CDS encoding ABC transporter permease, whose product MLLKTSLRTFFAHKGRMVLSLIAVVLSVAFVSGTLVFSNTATGTFDRLFASTASDISVQQAPVMLNGKELRDPGKVLTVPVDTAAKVAALPGVKSAVGQVFTNDATLVNPATNKAVGPTSGAPTITGNWAETPRNSVEITSGQAPRGDRAIMLDADTAKKAGLGLGSPLRVITAGGNHDFTISGIVTFKTTNPGAALAFMDTETAQKDLIGATAYTSVEAYGDGSRTDEQLKADALGAFGSGYQVKTAQEQKDENNKDVGSFLDFMKYAMLGFALVSLLVGGFLIINTFSMLVAQRTREIGLLRAIGGSRRQVNQSVLIEALFLGVLGSTLGLAAGLGLAEGLIQLMKAVGMNLSGADLRIGASVPLAAYGVGIVITVLAAWIPARRAGSIAPMAALRDHGTPSEARANRIRTALGLLLSGGGAALLVLASGTTTTGTAMELLGLGVLLTLVGFVVLGPLLATTVVRVLGALLPALFGPSGRLAQRNAMRNPRRTGATAAALMIGLALVIGASVFTSSAVASTNAQVDKSVGADYVVNGGRAGLTPAMLDAIKGTPGLAHVSEQKSLAAVFTTPDGKITEAGVLAVSPTFVQDFTIEAKAGRAEAINQGTLSVGEDFAKEHGLKLGDRITVDYGQGRTQSLPVGLVTAKGNSLFDGAYFTGLDTVAQVVPAADLPRDEQAYGKAAPGADVAKTLAALQDSLKEYPQLIVQDRAGYKEIVQGQINQLLYMIYGLLGLAIVVAVLGVVNTLALSVVERTREIGLLRAIGLSRRQLRRMIRLESVVIAVFGAVLGTVLGLAWGVTMQKVLAGHGLATLSVPTGTIVGTLLASALIGLLAALVPAFRAGRMNVLAAIATD is encoded by the coding sequence ATGCTTCTCAAGACCTCACTACGGACCTTCTTCGCCCACAAGGGGCGCATGGTCCTCTCGCTGATCGCCGTCGTCCTGTCGGTTGCCTTCGTCTCCGGCACCCTGGTCTTCTCCAACACCGCCACCGGCACCTTCGACCGGCTGTTCGCCTCGACCGCCTCCGACATCTCCGTCCAGCAGGCGCCCGTCATGCTCAACGGCAAGGAACTGCGCGACCCCGGCAAGGTGCTGACCGTCCCGGTCGACACCGCCGCCAAGGTCGCCGCCCTGCCGGGCGTCAAGAGCGCGGTCGGCCAGGTGTTCACCAACGACGCCACCCTGGTGAACCCGGCCACCAACAAGGCCGTCGGCCCGACCAGCGGCGCTCCGACCATCACCGGCAACTGGGCCGAGACACCGCGCAACTCGGTGGAGATCACCTCGGGCCAGGCGCCCAGGGGCGACCGCGCGATCATGCTGGACGCCGACACCGCGAAGAAGGCCGGCCTCGGCCTCGGCAGCCCGCTGCGGGTCATCACCGCCGGCGGGAACCACGACTTCACCATCTCCGGGATCGTCACCTTCAAGACCACCAACCCCGGTGCGGCGCTGGCCTTCATGGACACCGAGACCGCCCAGAAGGACCTGATCGGCGCCACCGCCTACACCTCGGTCGAGGCGTACGGCGACGGCAGCCGCACCGACGAGCAGCTCAAGGCCGACGCCCTGGGCGCCTTCGGCTCCGGCTACCAGGTCAAGACCGCCCAGGAGCAGAAGGACGAGAACAACAAGGACGTCGGCTCCTTCCTGGACTTCATGAAGTACGCGATGCTCGGCTTCGCGCTGGTCTCGCTGCTGGTCGGCGGGTTCCTGATCATCAACACCTTCTCGATGCTGGTCGCCCAGCGCACCCGCGAGATCGGCCTGCTGCGCGCCATCGGCGGCAGCCGCCGGCAGGTGAACCAGTCGGTGCTGATCGAGGCGCTCTTCCTCGGCGTGCTCGGCTCGACGCTCGGCCTCGCCGCCGGGCTCGGCCTGGCCGAGGGCCTGATCCAGCTGATGAAGGCCGTCGGGATGAACCTCTCCGGCGCCGACCTGCGGATCGGTGCGAGCGTGCCGCTCGCCGCGTACGGCGTCGGCATCGTGATCACCGTGCTCGCCGCCTGGATCCCGGCCCGCCGGGCCGGCAGCATCGCGCCGATGGCCGCCCTGCGCGACCACGGCACCCCGAGCGAGGCCCGGGCCAACCGGATCCGCACCGCGCTGGGACTGCTGCTCTCCGGTGGCGGCGCGGCCCTGCTGGTGCTCGCCTCCGGCACGACGACCACCGGCACCGCGATGGAGCTGCTCGGCCTGGGCGTGCTGCTCACCCTGGTCGGCTTCGTCGTCCTCGGCCCGCTGCTGGCGACCACGGTGGTCCGGGTGCTCGGCGCGCTGCTGCCGGCCCTGTTCGGGCCCTCCGGGCGCCTTGCCCAGCGCAACGCGATGCGCAACCCGCGCCGCACCGGCGCCACCGCGGCCGCGCTGATGATCGGGCTGGCGCTGGTGATCGGGGCCTCGGTCTTCACCTCGTCCGCGGTGGCCTCCACCAACGCCCAGGTCGACAAGTCGGTCGGCGCCGACTACGTCGTCAACGGCGGCCGCGCCGGTCTCACCCCGGCCATGCTGGACGCGATCAAGGGCACCCCCGGACTGGCGCACGTCAGCGAGCAGAAGTCCCTGGCCGCCGTCTTCACCACCCCGGACGGGAAGATCACCGAGGCCGGGGTGCTCGCCGTCTCGCCGACCTTCGTGCAGGACTTCACGATCGAGGCGAAGGCCGGCCGGGCCGAGGCGATCAACCAGGGCACGCTCTCGGTCGGCGAGGACTTCGCCAAGGAGCACGGCCTCAAGCTCGGCGACCGGATCACGGTCGACTACGGGCAGGGCCGCACCCAGTCCCTGCCGGTCGGCCTGGTCACCGCCAAGGGCAACTCGCTCTTCGACGGCGCCTACTTCACCGGCCTCGACACCGTCGCCCAGGTCGTGCCCGCCGCCGACCTGCCCCGGGACGAGCAGGCGTACGGCAAGGCCGCGCCGGGGGCCGACGTCGCGAAGACGCTCGCCGCCCTGCAGGACTCCCTCAAGGAGTACCCGCAGCTGATCGTCCAGGACCGGGCCGGCTACAAGGAGATCGTCCAGGGGCAGATCAACCAGCTGCTCTACATGATCTACGGCCTGCTCGGGCTGGCGATCGTGGTCGCGGTGCTCGGTGTGGTCAACACCCTGGCGCTGTCGGTGGTCGAGCGCACCCGCGAGATCGGCCTGCTGCGGGCGATCGGCCTCTCCCGCCGCCAGCTGCGCCGGATGATCCGCCTGGAGTCGGTGGTGATCGCGGTCTTCGGAGCCGTGCTCGGCACCGTGCTCGGCCTGGCCTGGGGCGTCACCATGCAGAAGGTGCTGGCGGGCCACGGCCTGGCCACCCTCTCCGTGCCGACCGGCACCATCGTGGGCACGCTGCTCGCCTCGGCGCTGATCGGCCTGCTCGCCGCCCTCGTCCCGGCCTTCCGGGCGGGCCGGATGAACGTCCTGGCGGCCATCGCCACGGACTGA
- a CDS encoding IS30 family transposase gives MSRHTAAGWARKAGVRGRGKPGRDGHPGRAEYDRLRAAGVRRQDAAVQVVEAGLHPRFLTVGERELIADMRREGRSLRAIGRALGRPASTVKREIDTRAVDGVYRPHRAQRAWAGSRSRPKESKLARAGSLREFVAGKLRERWSPEQICHALVIEFPDDESMRVSPETIYQAIYVQARGGLRREVALALRTGRTRRKPHRSPEQRTRRFVDEMVMISERPAEVEDRAVPGHWEGDLIVGPRSESAIVTLVERSTRYVMLGHLPGGHTAAEVRDVLVPLIQTLPEHLRGSLTWDQGCEMAAHKQFTVATGVPVYFCDPHSPWQRGSNENTNGLLRQYFPKSTDLSVHSPEDLEHVAQQLNGRPRKTLGWKTPAERLRDLLTTA, from the coding sequence GTGAGCCGTCACACGGCGGCCGGGTGGGCGCGGAAGGCCGGTGTCCGTGGCCGTGGGAAGCCGGGAAGGGACGGGCACCCGGGGCGGGCGGAGTACGACCGGCTTCGCGCGGCCGGGGTGCGACGGCAGGACGCCGCCGTGCAGGTCGTCGAGGCCGGACTGCACCCACGGTTCCTGACGGTGGGCGAGCGGGAGCTGATCGCCGACATGCGTCGGGAGGGCCGGTCGCTGCGGGCGATCGGGCGGGCCCTGGGCCGGCCGGCCTCCACCGTCAAGCGCGAGATCGACACCCGTGCGGTCGACGGCGTCTACCGGCCGCACCGGGCCCAGCGGGCATGGGCGGGAAGCCGGTCGCGCCCCAAGGAGTCCAAGCTCGCCCGGGCGGGTTCGCTGCGCGAGTTCGTCGCGGGCAAGCTGCGGGAGCGGTGGTCGCCCGAGCAGATCTGTCACGCTCTGGTCATCGAGTTCCCCGACGACGAGAGCATGCGGGTGAGTCCGGAGACGATCTACCAGGCGATCTACGTCCAGGCACGTGGCGGGCTGCGACGCGAGGTCGCACTCGCACTGCGCACCGGCCGAACCCGCCGCAAGCCGCACCGCAGCCCCGAGCAGCGCACCCGCCGGTTCGTCGACGAGATGGTGATGATCTCCGAGCGGCCTGCCGAGGTCGAGGACCGGGCGGTGCCCGGCCACTGGGAGGGCGATCTGATCGTCGGCCCCCGCAGCGAGAGCGCGATCGTGACCCTGGTCGAGCGCTCCACCCGCTACGTCATGCTCGGGCACCTGCCCGGCGGGCACACCGCCGCGGAGGTCCGCGACGTGCTGGTGCCCTTGATCCAGACACTGCCCGAGCACCTACGCGGCTCACTGACCTGGGACCAGGGCTGCGAGATGGCAGCGCACAAGCAGTTCACCGTCGCCACGGGAGTACCGGTCTACTTCTGCGATCCGCACTCCCCCTGGCAGCGCGGATCGAACGAGAACACCAACGGCCTGCTACGGCAGTACTTCCCCAAGAGCACCGACCTGTCCGTGCACAGCCCCGAAGACCTCGAACACGTCGCCCAGCAACTCAACGGCCGGCCACGCAAAACGCTCGGCTGGAAAACTCCAGCCGAGCGCCTGCGTGATCTACTGACGACCGCATAG
- a CDS encoding LCP family protein, whose amino-acid sequence MPPSSFSPAARPRRRWARRLAGGAAFAVLATSGGGWVALNRVGSSIDRVDVFSGDRARPADDGATTFLVVGTDDREGIPENTLKNVLHAGGEPCHCTDTMMIVQLAGDGGRASVVSIPRDSYVDIPAHQDPATRRQVPAGKGKINAAYGMGGAPLTVQTVEQNTGVRIDHYLQLDFTGFVSAVDALGGVQVCTAKPLKDDYSGLDLPAGTSTLDGAGALKYVRARHVDGSSDLGRMHRQQKFVAELLHRATSTGTLLNPAKLARLTDSVLGSVKADKGLGTDDMLTLATRLKALSAASADFATVPLAVLDHPVNGWGSTVLWDQAGAKALFDAVRAGRPLTARPPGTPAAAPRSAATAPAPDGDQATAGGSPAAAPVPAAAATVSAANGDEIGCP is encoded by the coding sequence ATGCCCCCGTCCTCCTTCTCCCCTGCTGCCCGGCCCCGCCGGCGCTGGGCCCGCCGGCTGGCCGGCGGGGCCGCGTTCGCCGTCCTGGCCACCTCGGGCGGCGGCTGGGTGGCGCTGAACCGCGTCGGCTCCTCGATAGACCGGGTGGACGTCTTCAGCGGCGACCGGGCCCGCCCGGCCGACGACGGGGCGACCACCTTCCTGGTGGTCGGCACCGACGACCGGGAGGGCATTCCCGAGAACACCCTGAAGAACGTCCTGCACGCGGGCGGCGAACCCTGCCACTGCACGGACACGATGATGATCGTCCAGCTGGCCGGGGACGGCGGCCGGGCCAGCGTGGTCAGCATTCCGCGCGACTCCTACGTCGACATCCCGGCGCACCAGGACCCGGCGACCCGCAGGCAGGTGCCGGCCGGCAAGGGGAAGATCAACGCCGCCTACGGCATGGGCGGGGCCCCGCTGACCGTGCAGACCGTCGAACAGAACACCGGGGTGCGGATCGACCACTACCTCCAGCTCGACTTCACCGGATTCGTCAGCGCGGTGGACGCGCTGGGCGGTGTCCAGGTCTGCACGGCCAAGCCGCTCAAGGACGACTACTCCGGCCTGGACCTGCCGGCCGGCACCAGCACCCTGGACGGCGCCGGTGCGCTGAAGTACGTCCGGGCCCGGCACGTGGACGGCAGTTCGGACCTCGGGCGGATGCACCGGCAGCAGAAGTTCGTCGCCGAGCTGCTGCACCGGGCCACCAGTACGGGCACCCTGCTGAACCCCGCCAAGCTGGCGCGGCTGACCGACAGCGTGCTGGGCTCGGTGAAGGCCGACAAGGGCCTCGGCACCGACGACATGCTGACCCTGGCGACCCGACTGAAGGCGCTGTCCGCCGCGAGCGCCGACTTCGCGACGGTGCCGCTGGCGGTGCTGGACCACCCGGTGAACGGCTGGGGTTCGACCGTGCTGTGGGACCAGGCCGGAGCCAAGGCCCTGTTCGACGCCGTCCGGGCCGGCCGCCCGCTCACCGCGCGGCCGCCCGGTACTCCCGCCGCCGCTCCCCGCAGCGCGGCGACCGCGCCCGCACCGGACGGCGACCAGGCGACCGCCGGAGGGAGCCCCGCGGCCGCCCCCGTCCCGGCCGCCGCGGCCACGGTCAGCGCCGCCAACGGCGACGAGATCGGCTGCCCCTGA